Proteins from a genomic interval of Schistosoma mansoni strain Puerto Rico chromosome 2, complete genome:
- a CDS encoding putative u3 small nucleolar rna (U3 snorna) associated protein, protein MKIRMLSRNPSDFRRETADDIFKIPRNHNATEHPFSCEREYVRAINAAKLGKMMGKPFIGALEGSTEMVTAISLNTETLGMATFGTADGKVQFWNISKRNKVVEVIAHESEVRGICHSNKSRLIYTVIKQWRMNYDDIVSCWKQPLSSVLMKWTPHCMDHHPSSNEFLIGGPESCLLYSSVKIDVPLREWSWGQEPVHVAKFNPVENNIACALTKDNSLMLIDCRQDQPIRKVKMDLKLNSFSWNPMEPFIFTAASEDYNVYTFDNRFFKFPRRVYRGHVNAVLDVDYSPTGREFVTGSYDSTIRLWKCDSTESFDVYHTRRMKRVLVVKVTLDAKFVLSSSSDQNVRLWKAHANEIIGPIQPRQKASLQTSESLREKFKDHPEVRKILKHRHLPKTIHASSKEHAVIRAKERRKERNTRIFNKNDLPFVPDREKHVVAQYK, encoded by the exons ATGAAGATCCGAATGCTCTCACGCAATCCTTCTGATTTTCGCAGGGAAACTGCCGATGATATATTTAAAA TTCCTAGAAACCACAACGCAACAGAACACCCATTTTCATGTGAAAGAGAATATGTCAGGGCAATAAATGCTGCTAAGCTCGGAAAGATGATGGGCAAGCCTTTTATAGGAGCTCTTGAAGGATCAACCGAAATGGTCACAGCTATTTCGTTAAATACAGAGACTTTGGGCATGGCAACTTTTGGAACAGCTGATGGGAAG GTTCAATTCTGGAACATAtcaaaaagaaataaagtaGTTGAGGTTATTGCACATGAGAGTGAAGTTCGAGGCATCTGTCACTCCAATAAGTCTCGGCTGATATACACTGTAA TCAAACAATGGCGAATGAACTATGATGATATTGTATCATGTTGGAAACAACCACTGAGTAGTGTTTTAATGAAATGGACTCCTCATTGTATGGATCATCATCCTTCATCAAATGAGTTTCTTATTGGTGGTCCAGAATCGTGTCTGCTATACTCTTCAGTTAAAATTGATGTACCGTTGCGTGAATGGAGTTGGGGTCAAGAACCGGTTCATGTCGCAAAGTTCAATCCAGTCGAGAATAATATTGCATGTGCTTTGACCAAAGATAACTCATTAATGCTAATCGACTGCAGACAGGATCAACCTATTCGcaag GTCAAAATGGATttgaaattaaattcattttcatGGAATCCAATGGAACCATTCATATTCACTGCTGCATCCGAAGACTATAATGTTTATACATTTGACAATCGTTTCTTCAAATTCCCTCGTAGAGTTTACCGTGGTCACGTAAACGCAGTACTTGATGTAGACTATTCACCAACTGGAAGAGAATTTGTAACTGGAAGCTACGACTCAACA ATTCGACTTTGGAAGTGTGATTCTACAGAATCGTTTGATGTTTATCACACCAGACGCATGAAGCGTGTGCTTGTCGTCAAGGTGACATTAGATGCAAAGTTTGTTCTGTCATCATCATCAGATCAAAACGTCCGACTATGGAAAGCTCACGCTAACGAAATTATTGGACCG ATTCAGCCAAGACAAAAAGCATCCCTACAGACATCTGAATCTTTACGAGAGAAATTCAAAGACCATCCAGAAGTCCGGAAAATTCTAAAGCATCGTCATCTGCCTAAAACGATTCACGCCTCCAGTAAAGAACATGCAGTAATCAGAGCCAAAGAAAGGCGCAAGGAAAGAAATACTcgtatatttaataaaaatgatcttccATTTGTTCCTGATAGAGAGAAACACGTCGTCGCACAATATAAATAG